Proteins encoded together in one Kitasatospora albolonga window:
- a CDS encoding 2,3-diaminopropionate biosynthesis protein SbnB, which yields MYEFSVIGGKTARAVIGSSRQAIVDVVRDTYLAHDAGDSVNPDSYFLRFPEKPDARIIALPAHLGGAADVSGIKWISSFPANIERGIPRASAALLLNDYETGYPFACLEASQISAARTAASAVLAAEQLTGGRTAGKLTVVGAGIIARNILEFFKSRDWQVTSLSVHDKSEEYGAALAAHATGTLGYPATTDPDLASALTGADVVVLATTAAEPYIVDPAAFAPGQVVLNISLRDIGPELIEGSYNILDDIDHCLKANTSPHLAEQKYGDRHFITGTLAQFIKGEVTTGSDKPVIFSPFGLGVLDLAVGLHVFHAARESGEAVEIADFFGETTRW from the coding sequence ATGTACGAGTTCAGCGTCATCGGAGGCAAGACCGCACGGGCGGTCATCGGCTCCTCCCGGCAGGCCATCGTCGATGTCGTCCGCGACACCTACCTCGCCCACGACGCGGGCGACTCCGTGAACCCCGACAGCTACTTCCTGCGCTTCCCCGAGAAGCCCGACGCCCGCATCATCGCGCTCCCCGCCCACCTCGGCGGTGCGGCCGACGTCTCCGGGATCAAGTGGATCAGCAGCTTCCCGGCCAACATCGAGCGCGGCATACCGCGCGCATCGGCGGCCCTGCTGCTCAACGACTACGAGACGGGCTACCCCTTCGCCTGCCTGGAGGCTTCGCAGATCAGCGCCGCCCGCACGGCGGCCTCCGCGGTGCTCGCGGCGGAGCAGCTCACCGGCGGCCGGACGGCCGGCAAGCTGACCGTCGTGGGGGCGGGCATCATCGCGCGCAACATCCTCGAGTTCTTCAAGTCCCGCGACTGGCAGGTCACTTCGCTCTCCGTGCACGACAAGAGCGAGGAGTACGGTGCGGCGCTCGCCGCCCACGCCACCGGCACCCTGGGCTACCCGGCCACCACCGACCCCGACCTCGCCTCGGCGCTCACGGGCGCCGACGTGGTGGTCCTCGCGACCACCGCCGCCGAGCCGTACATCGTGGACCCGGCCGCCTTCGCCCCCGGTCAGGTGGTCCTCAACATCTCGCTGCGGGACATCGGCCCGGAGCTGATCGAGGGCTCGTACAACATCCTCGACGACATCGACCACTGCCTGAAGGCCAACACCTCCCCGCACCTCGCGGAACAGAAGTACGGGGACCGGCACTTCATCACCGGCACGCTCGCCCAGTTCATCAAGGGCGAGGTGACGACCGGGTCCGACAAGCCGGTGATCTTCTCCCCGTTCGGGCTGGGCGTCCTGGACCTCGCGGTCGGCCTGCACGTGTTCCACGCGGCACGGGAGTCGGGCGAGGCAGTGGAGATCGCGGACTTCTTCGGGGAGACAACGCGCTGGTAA